aACGAGGGCTACAAGATACAAGtctaaatatgaagttgcctttccacctttcacagaattctctgccttcatcagggaaataagcaaaacaaagaacgatcctgggttcatctttgggtcaaaagtcacaccaaatacaaaagacgctacgccaaggttcacacctcagacgtactctaaagtcaacgtccataagacggctgttgaacagcaaactgaagacagcagtcaacaacaagATCTGTGTATCTTACACAAGACAAAGCATACCTTGATTGAATGCCGAGCATTCCGAGCCAAACCAAtcgaggaacgcaaggaactgttaagacaaaacaatgtgtgctacaagtgttgtgagtcaaccacacacagaagtcgggactgcaacgcaagtatcaattgtaacgagtgtggaagtaaacgacataccacagcacttcacatcactagaccacaacaatctgaaagttcccagtttagctcacccagacaagcctacggcggggagctaACACAAGTCTACGGCGGGGAGCAGACAGAGTCCGCTGAAACAAAGTTAACCTCTGTGAGTTCGATCTGCACAGAGATCTACAAAGATCATAAGAGCGAGAAATCTTATGCCAAGATATTACCTGTGGACGTGTACCACAAGGACAAGACAGACAAAATTATCAGGATGTACgccattattgacgaccaaagcaaccggtctcttgCCTCGCCTGAATTCTTCAGTCTATTCAACGTTCGGGAAAAACCTGAAAACTACTCTCTTACAACATGCTCCGGCAGAGTAGCtacttccgggaaaagaggaaacgatttcgtcataaaatctgtacatagtgacgtacaatttgatctgcctacattaattgaatgtaataatattccCAATAATCGAGACGAAATTCCTACTCCTGAAGTTGCAATGCATCATCCTCATCTGAAAGAACTGAGAGGAAGCATTCCGGCAATAGAGGAACGTTGTCCAATTCTACTCCTAATTGGCagggaccttatagaggcacaccacgtccttgagcaacgcctaggaccatcccgaactccatttgcccaaaagttgagacttggttgggtcataattggaaatacatacattgaCAAGCAAACTGTTCCTATTGAAGTCAACACAAAGATAACCAACGTTTCAATCACGGAATCAAAACAACGTCTTGCCTCAAGACCGGAAATAGCCGTCAAGGACAATAATCCAATTGTTGTTCAGTCTAAAGACAAAAACTTTCATTCGAATGCCAAGGTCGTAAAATCGCATTCAATACAATACCTTGAATGTACAGGACCTAGTACCAAGCCTGGTAAACGCACGAATTCCTCTAAAGGGACATCACTCGCGTCACTAAAAGCAAAATCTTTGActtctatagaaaaatctatagataaagaaaaCTTCATTCCGAAATCAACAGGACTTGAAGTTCATGGTGAGGAAATCAGTAGCATTCACAAACCTATTCCGATAGAAGGGCCTATTGCCAATATCAATCTGCCTTTGAGCAGGCAACCTCTACTCGTAGGAGGAAGCAGTATTGCCAAATTTGACTTGAATTTTAGTGAAAAGGAACCAATAGTCTTATCTGGACATCATCACAAAGTAACACCTTTTCTTGGACATTACtacaacaaaatcaaacatagaGGACCCCACTTCACAGATAAAACTGCAAGATCAGCAGGATTGAACATTACGACGAAACGCTTAATTTCGTCTGATACTAAAAAAGATGGAACTTTTCGCCAAACCGGAAGAGCATCAAATATTACCTCTCGTCATACCCATCGGAGGACCACCTTTAACCGTCGTCGCCGTCTCACAACGTTGGAGAAAACAGTTCTTACTATCTCAACAACAGCTTTGGAACATTCTACAAATCACAGCGATCTCATTGGAGAGATCCTTCTTCATAGGACAAGAAACTGTGCCGAACCCAGTTTTCCGTGGAATTAATCTATTCTAGAAACTTTATAGTGAAATGTTGTAAGTTGAGACGTGATATTTCTCACACGACTAATAGTGGACATTTCAcctgtatatattcaatttatattgggATTAATTCATTTGTGTAAATCTTGTATTCATATTCGAAAAATTTATGGAATagtgatatcagatagacatcagacggggagtattctgttacaccgttccgtaatttatatagttcgtttgattatattcttaatctatttatgtgttccagtctaggaggattattcatctttaaccttataagaacattaaaacatcgtatcatcgcTACCTTTCCCCTGCTCACACGGATCTCAAACcgaacattgcaaggtcataccagttctggagaacttttcaaaggacaaacgtcatctaggacacaattcgtggctaaccacagagtgagttaactttacaacattgtttttgaagccttcaaattactctatacatatttgaacattctctccatgaaacactggaaatttataactgctcttgaaagtacaacattttctcggattcaacggactATGCTATCTATTACCGCTGACATTtagttttaataacattaattgaacacattgtaaaattgtattttatttgtttttcagctttttaccatatgtcagattggttcataattaaagtatcagcacctgatagtcttttctccttgagcccaatcgtcggttatacttaatggtcaggccattacagttctaaaatatataaaatagagaATAGGGAACAATAGGGtgctaaaatatataaaatagagaATAGGGAACAATAGGgttctaaaatatataaaatagagaataattagcaaaattataaagaatattaaCCAAAATGGCTTaacattaaagaatacagaaatgaaagaCCCTCCATCTAAAAATCCAATGGTGCTATATGGAAATACTGGGGAGAACACTAAATATTGAGGATTGAAATGTAATACTAATTAATGGAATTATGTGACCTCTGAGTTCTCTAGATCTACAACCATATACctcataaaaaaaactacaaaaaaatctGTAACTGATTTCTGTGATGACCTCAAATGGTTCAGGCTGTCTTTTATTAACCAATTACTACCCGTAGATGAATACATaagcatgtttatttttttttttatattttaattagacTTTGTTTgaacaaaatttgaataaaagcCCATTTACAGTAATATACATAATTAATAAGTTATATTCTTTTTTGTTGACTAGATTTGACAGATGATAATCTTAAAATTGGCTTTAATAAATTAACATAAACCTGAAGAAAAATATAGACTGAGTTATGATACCAGCTGTATATTTAATGTGTCATCCAAGTCTgttcattgatattatgttaaaaaatgtaCATACTTACTGGACTTGAAGGCATGATGTCTGTTGAatgttttttgtgtataatttcaGACTTCCAGCGCAAAACAGAACCCAGTAGTGGTGACGACCAGAATAAATACAATGGAACCAAGTGTAGAGAGTTTGTATTTTCCAGCTTTGACACAAGGCATCAGTAAAGATTGGGCTGAAGGGCATTTTGCTGATTTAGAagttattgttgaaggtcaaaAGTTCAAATGTCATCGTATCATTCTGGCGGCAATGTCCCAATATTTCTCAACAATGTTTACGTCTGGTAAGtcaaaatataatacatgtacgtaCATGTACTTGTATGAAGGAGACAGTTCTATAATAATTTAACTTTCATTTAGAAAACAAGCATGTAGAATTTTAGTAAATATAATGGTTGAGAATTATAGATAATTGATGGTATTCTAAGTTCAGCTAAGCTCATGGAAGGGCAAAGGCCCCCTTAGTTTGTCACAATATATTTTTATCTCTAgagagtagcatgatatgaaaaattatcactaagaaaaaaactttgaaaataatAACTGGTTCTATCAAGAAATTATAaaattctttttcaattttgaaaaggGAATCACTAGTGTACTGATAATGACACTCTATTAATGGGTACACAGACCATAATTCATGGTTGCTTGTACATCAATTAGTAATGCTAATGCTTGGTGTAAAATATCAACAAATGTAAAGCCTACCTATGTCAAAATGaccatagacatgatagagcatgacatgaaggaattctgtcttaaattaaaaaaaaggtataaGTCTTCAGAAGAgggattttttttacaacattatttattttataaacaaatacagCATAAGGATCAATGATGTTTTATAATCATCCATCAACGTGCCTTCACAGTTGTCCTACAACTATaaatgtattcaaattttaatgaaactCCCCTTGTTTCATTGTTAGTTATAGAATAAATcatacctacatgtatttatatttttgatttaatatttCAGGTTTTAAAGAAAGTACTGAAAAATCAGTAGAAATAAAGGGTATGAAAGGTGATGCATTCCACTTAGTTTTGGAATACATCTACACAGGACGGAATATTGTAAGCATAGATAATGTAGTACATGTTTTACAGTCTGCATCCATGCTACAGATCAAAACTCTTCAAGATCTTTGTAAGAGCTTTTTACGGAAGAATCTATCTGTTGAAAACTGCATTGGTTTCTGGAGATTGACATTCCTGTATAGTCTCGAAGATCTACAGGCTCTCATGTGGAAATTTCTTGTTAAGAAATTCCCCGTTATTGTTAACTGTATGGAGTTCTTGTCACTACATGAAGGTGAGCTTCTCAAGATTATTGATGATCAAGATTTGAATACTCCATCAGAGGAGTTTGTGTGTGAAATGGTAATGAAATGGTACACAGCTAATAAAAATATCAGCAGTGAGGTACTTGTAGCCATTTTTGAACATTTGAAATTCCAGTTAATGGATGAAAAGTATGTCAGAAATTTAATGACTAAGTTTCCCGACCTTAATCAAATTGGACCAATAAAAGTCATGGTGGATCAGAGATTATTAGCAGAGCTTAATGCAGATATGTTGGAATCTTCATACAGGAAGGAAGAAATATTTTGTATGGTGGGTACTCGTAGCAGGATGCCTGACCCCTCTAAGACAGAAGTCCAATGTTATAGTTACCAAGACAAGAAGCAGTTCCATTTGGCACCATTACCTATTGAGCCTGGTCCCTGTTTTGCTGTTTGTACTCTCAACAATGATATCTACATATCTGGTGGCTATAACCAACAACACCTGGTCTTACACTTCAGCTCAAAACTAAATAAATGGGACCAGTACAACTGTATCCATGATGCAAGATGGGGACATGGCATGGTTGCCATTGATGGATATATCTATCTCATTGGAGGAATGTCCAAAACCATGGAAACTTTATCTACCATAGAAAGATACAATCCTAATACCAACACATGTGAAAAAGTTGGAAATCTGCAACAAGCCATTTCATCTATGACAGTAGCAGTGAAAGGATCTAAGATCTATACTTTTGGCGGAAAGCAAAATGATCGAAATGCATCTCTTTTGATCCAGTCATTTGATGTCACAGAAGGAGAATCTAAAGTAATTGGTGAATTGCCACTAACCTGTGCTGGAGTTGTTGGGAAGACCGTCACATTTGGAGAAGATATCTTCATAATATTTAGAGAAGGAAATATTGCTCAATTCAATGAAACAGAAGGCACAGAAGTGGTTGGAGTGACTCAGAAATTTGAACATTTTGGAACTGTTTTGAAGGAAAATAAAATCTTGATCATAGGATGTGCAAGTAGCAACTTCACTTCTTACTCGTTTGATCCAGTTTTTAAGAAAATTGTAGAAATACCATCTGAATTCAAAGCACCCATGTGTAACTTTCACCTACTCAGAGTTATCTTGAGTAAGAAATATCTGGTTAATTAATGTGGTTTCAAGAATCCTGAACAGTTTTATATCTTTCTAATTTAGACTAAAACCTTTACTTGAGTGTCACATAGATTTAATGTCACTTTtgtcatatatcatgtatatgtgatatttcaaaataatatgtaaaatataatggaattctatataatctctatttttttcttcagtttttcaTGTATTATGTCAGATAAACGCTAAAGAATTGCTTTATGCTATTTAGGGCCCATGTTATCATTATAGAATAAAATGCTTTAATTCGTAAATTTATTGGTGTGTATTAAAACATCAAACTAAATAAGATGCATTACAACCCTATCAAATTagtaaaagaagcattcaatagttataattatattatttggCTGGGATCATGGAAAcatatgacgttcattatcactgaactaggacatgtttttgttattttatttacctgtaaaCTTTATCGAACAGcttgtgtcatcatgaatgttacatttcattttgaaatgaaggttaATTTCATAATGATGCAAGATTACTGTAGGctaatcaaaataatttattataacaaaacatacatgtaatgtaattatcaTAACATGTTTGCAAATCAGCCAcactttttattgtaattttttgtacCAAACTTTACCCAAATCTTTTTTTATAACTGTATGTGAGAAATGGGAGATCAATGATGAGTCgagttattttaagaaaatttatgATTGCAGAGTTGTGTTAAGTAATATAATAAGACATTTTTaaggggcattagctgtcaaatttgtGTTCGcctatttgactcaaattctcatatttgatttattaccTACTAAAACAGATATCCATATAACAACAAGTCTGAAATATACAGTTAACAATGCATGCACTCGAAAATAAATATCAGAATTTCATGTGTATTTAAGTCTAGATGCTTATTATTATAGAGATCACCTCTGATGAAAAAAAatggtctgtttgatttcatgttatagattaaaaaaatatatataatataaatataatttttacctgtataagaatgagtttttgtggatctAATCAGTCAATGAAATGGttcacctttgtttcactttcagtgTTGAAATTATTTTCCACTTAATGCTTGAAGTTGACTTATACATAGGTAACCATCTCTAGCCATTGGGTGAAATTGACGTTCACATTAATACAAATTCAATGAGAACCAATTATTCACTCGCAAGTGAATAGTTCATCAGATAATTGTTTTTAGGTGttgcttatttttacaaaatcaaaCCAAATTGGATGTTGTAAGTGAATTAACATTTccttatttcactttcattaatgattggaCCAAACAAAATCATTTTCTACTTCTTGAAGCTATTGCTCCTTTAAAAGTTAGCTGCAAATCAAGGTTGTAATTAACTGCTGTTTTGTCATGTTCTACTAGATAACTTTTTAGTGTGACAATTATTTTATCTTTTACTTCAGAGGTATAAGACTTTATTTGTTGaacataattgatattttatatgctTGAGCTACTATGGAATAAATTCATCAATGAGAAAATATCAAGATCTGAAACATTGTCATAATAAGAAATTTGCATAATAATAAACAGTAATGGttgttgtatttttatatttttatatttactagtTATAGTTATTGTTTGTGGTATTTTTCACTATACCTTTTttgttactgattttttttttctattttgtacaaataatttttgttttgttttagactTTAACTTGAAAATGTGTGTTCTACTTACAATACTCTTCTTTCACAATGTTCACTCATATATGTTAAAGGTGTAAAGTCATCTCTATAAAGGAACAGAAAAGATGTAAGTTAAGAAATTACAGACCGCATGAAGTTACTGCAAAAACTAACATTAGAATATATACTAATATAGTTATAATTAAAATAGGCATGTTTTCATGTAGAATTGTAACTTGATTGTATGTAAAAGTATGTGATGGTTTCAAGATGATGATAATGTTTTAAAGTAagcaatttttgtaaaagtagACACACCAGTAATCAATTTGTGTGGTTTCAAAATTGTACAGTTTTGCACATGTGTGACAACTATATAGGAATGTACAATAGGTGTTCTCTTGATTTAACTTTGCCATGTGTTCTGCTTTATATACCATACCTGCATATTCTCACTttgttttgtgatatttttcatAGAAATCCTGTTTTATATTATActtgatatatagatatattttttttcacaatttttctttttttgatatatatatacataactttctaatatgtaatttaacttaaaaaaaatattactcatAGTTATTATTTCACTTGATCAACAATGTGGGTGACATATATTGCATTTCCTAGgttctcaaaattgacaaatcTTAATGGAACTATAATATAATGTGGAGCCACCGCTACcatggaaacaaaataaaaaaatataaattctgaATCATTTGTTATAACAGCCAACCTATTGAAACTATATCCAAATTTTGTCAGTGATGCCCTGAGGTTCCAACagtatatataaatttcaaaattttcctaACAAAAATTTGTGATGTATTTATGTacattgatataggaagatgtggtgtgagtgccaatgagacaactctccatccaaataacaatttaaaaccaggtgctccgcagggcgcagctttatacgaccgcagaggtcgaaccctgaacagttggggcaagtatggacaaaacattcaagcgtgatacagctctgaatttggattgtgatcaaatttttgacattatatgttttttttttacacaaaacaaatgtcaagatttaacaaatcaattaaagatttcttcaaactttttaaatctaaaattaaatagttgacacagcataggtttctgacacagaatgaatgtggtctaatgaacttaaaagttttttttttgcctttgagcaattcactatgctgttgaatattaatcctctcaaaaaaatgtttgaagaaattttctttttatttatgaaatctgaaatgagaaaaatttaacccccccccccctttttttcacatccccgtttccctttttccaaaactgatatcaattcaaatttctaatggagtttgcaacaataactactcttttaaatacatcataagatattaaaatgtaaaataaagtgcttgttatcactgaatggtaaagattggttggtagtaaaagtgaatatacattgtttattgtataaaacaataaaaaaaacttcatcagcaacattttatattggcaaatttccaatgaagttatttacataaagttattggcaaataaaaatagaaaatgacatcatagtcatgtctggcaaatgtccaacatacattatctaaaaacattttagataagataaggaaaaaaagcttcatcagcaacattttatattggcaaatttccaatgaagttatttacataaagttattggcaaataaaaatagaaaatgacatcatagtcatgtctggtaaatttccaacatatattatcaactactattctatacaaagaaagataactcaaattgaaaattaattgctattgcacaatattgtgcaattagatatttcttgctattgtgcaatactgtgcaattgaaaatttcttgctattgcacaatacttgatatggaatcctgatttggaccaacttgaaaactgggcccataatcaaaaatcaaagtacatatttagataaagcatatcaaataagcccaagaatttaatttttgttaaaatcaaacttagtttaattttggaccctttggacgttaatgtaaaccaatttgaaaacgggaccaaaaattaagaatctacatacacagttagatttggcatatcaaagaaccccaattattcaatttttgatgaaatcaaacaaagtttaattttggaccccgatttggaccaacttgaaaactgggccaataataaaaaatctaagtacatttttagattcagcatatcaaagaaccccaaggattcaatttttgttaaaatcaaactaagtttaattttggaccctttggaccttaatgtagaccaatttgaaaacgggacc
This genomic window from Mytilus galloprovincialis chromosome 9, xbMytGall1.hap1.1, whole genome shotgun sequence contains:
- the LOC143045968 gene encoding uncharacterized protein LOC143045968 — encoded protein: MEKLHEHRLALTKAKSTKTKTSRGKKTSHSGSSNVSDMSSLARRKRAKAEAAKSKIAFVEKHALILQQEAMLEEQALFRQNEMEQEAARKKAEMEQEAAHKKAEMEQEASRKQAEMEQEVAQRKHEAAQRTVQLEQEAAHRKVQLEQEAAHRKVQLEQEAAHRKTQLEQEAMRRKAQMQQEAARVSREKAELKAKFNLLEAQREAAAAEAEARILEYDDSQAYSDLPDEKEDPLQRVQDFVNKLPVSTVVKEVTGPQKKKQIPVKIELSHEAPAFVPSVASNLLSQTSAVLPFDNKSPEVTFIPDLGLVTGMQKLGLSDESTTEHQKQGVKEAIPVLRTKQDVIEEIPVSHKKQDVIEEIPVAHQQQINLTSEITRFLLRKDLLFSRLTSFNDRAESFHTWKASFKNVTDELQVSDSEQIDLLIKWLGPESAKHAISIRASNANNPSIGIQRLWKRLDERYGAPEMLEASLMSKLAKFPTLTNKDNARLYELSDILSEIEYHKENPKLGCLLAYFDSSSGINPIVEKLPYGLQEKWTTRATRYKSKYEVAFPPFTEFSAFIREISKTKNDPGFIFGSKVTPNTKDATPRFTPQTYSKVNVHKTAVEQQTEDSSQQQDLCILHKTKHTLIECRAFRAKPIEERKELLRQNNVCYKCCESTTHRSRDCNASINCNECGSKRHTTALHITRPQQSESSQFSSPRQAYGGELTQVYGGEQTESAETKLTSVSSICTEIYKDHKSEKSYAKILPVDVYHKDKTDKIIRMYAIIDDQSNRSLASPEFFSLFNVREKPENYSLTTCSGRVATSGKRGNDFVIKSVHSDVQFDLPTLIECNNIPNNRDEIPTPEVAMHHPHLKELRGSIPAIEERCPILLLIGRDLIEAHHVLEQRLGPSRTPFAQKLRLGWVIIGNTYIDKQTVPIEVNTKITNVSITESKQRLASRPEIAVKDNNPIVVQSKDKNFHSNAKVVKSHSIQYLECTGPSTKPGKRTNSSKGTSLASLKAKSLTSIEKSIDKENFIPKSTGLEVHGEEISSIHKPIPIEGPIANINLPLSRQPLLVGGSSIAKFDLNFSEKEPIVLSGHHHKVTPFLGHYYNKIKHRGPHFTDKTARSAGLNITTKRLISSDTKKDGTFRQTGRASNITSRHTHRRTTFNRRRRLTTLEKTVLTISTTALEHSTNHSDLIGEILLHRTRNCAEPSFPWN
- the LOC143045969 gene encoding kelch-like protein 6, encoding MEPSVESLYFPALTQGISKDWAEGHFADLEVIVEGQKFKCHRIILAAMSQYFSTMFTSGFKESTEKSVEIKGMKGDAFHLVLEYIYTGRNIVSIDNVVHVLQSASMLQIKTLQDLCKSFLRKNLSVENCIGFWRLTFLYSLEDLQALMWKFLVKKFPVIVNCMEFLSLHEGELLKIIDDQDLNTPSEEFVCEMVMKWYTANKNISSEVLVAIFEHLKFQLMDEKYVRNLMTKFPDLNQIGPIKVMVDQRLLAELNADMLESSYRKEEIFCMVGTRSRMPDPSKTEVQCYSYQDKKQFHLAPLPIEPGPCFAVCTLNNDIYISGGYNQQHLVLHFSSKLNKWDQYNCIHDARWGHGMVAIDGYIYLIGGMSKTMETLSTIERYNPNTNTCEKVGNLQQAISSMTVAVKGSKIYTFGGKQNDRNASLLIQSFDVTEGESKVIGELPLTCAGVVGKTVTFGEDIFIIFREGNIAQFNETEGTEVVGVTQKFEHFGTVLKENKILIIGCASSNFTSYSFDPVFKKIVEIPSEFKAPMCNFHLLRVILSKKYLVN